Proteins from one Nomia melanderi isolate GNS246 chromosome 3, iyNomMela1, whole genome shotgun sequence genomic window:
- the LOC116429255 gene encoding uncharacterized protein LOC116429255 isoform X2: MVNLETYETELEKIRQNARENNISESDIDKMLTRSFRILERFIAVMIMRNLQNSIYPGLKLLRKIAVPVIQHYPSLSEFYDEWCILENPYFYVNDIDCWPCSVVHFVPDLTGHQISRSFNPGIPYTKTENLSEISLKDVKQLFWENFDVFERDAMKVQSNNLTYRHIRDVMKSKTDLCLSENLDNHITWRINRMTAGRILRKLFPIPVDTPIWWEQSTEKFIFFDEQKSPPYALPNPECSNVVLRCTTGSRLIKMVASPECSGSCESFIVLLSAGKILWYNWWYWRPISLPALNSTNVSLSYMISFC; the protein is encoded by the exons ATGGTTAATTTGGAAACATATGAAACTGAACTAGAAAAAATTCGTCAAAATGCGcgcgaaaataatatttctgaaagtGATATTGACAAAATGTTaacaagatcatttcgaattctTGAA CGATTCATTGCAGTTATGATAATGAGAAATTTGCAAAATTCTATTTACCCAGGTTTAAAGTTACTTAGAAAAATAGCTGTGCCTGTAATTCAACATTATCCTTCTTTATCTG aattttatgatGAATGGTGTATATTGGAAAATCCGTACTTTTACGTAAATGATATTGACTGTTGGCCCTGTAGTGTTGTACACTTTGTACCTGATTTAACTGGTCACCAGATATCTAGATCCTTCAATCCTGGAATTCCTTAtacaaaaacagaaaatttatctgaaatttctttaaaagatGTAAAGCAGTTATTTTGGGAAAATTTTGATGTATTTGAGAGGGATGCTATGAAAGTACAGTCTAATAATTTAACTTAcag ACATATTCGAGATGTTATGAAAAGTAAGACGGATTTATGCTTGTCAGAAAACTTAGATAATCATATTACTTGGAGAATTAATCGTATGACTGCAGgacgaattttaagaaaactatttcCTATACCTGTGGATACACCAATTTGGTGGGAACAAAgtacagaaaaatttattttttttgatGAACAAAAATCTCCACCATATGCTttg CCGAACCCTGAGTGCAGCAATGTAGTACTAAGATGTACGACTGGTTCAAGATTAATAAAAATGGTAGCAAGTCCTGAATGCAGTGGGTCATGTGAATCTTTCATAGTATTATTATCTGCTGGGAAGATTT tATGGTACAATTGGTGGTATTGGCGACCAATTAGCCTTCCAGCTTTAAATTCTACTAATGTATCCCTTAGttatatgatttctttttgctaa
- the LOC116429257 gene encoding ubiquitin-conjugating enzyme E2 T, with amino-acid sequence MQKSLRLKRELERLAQNPSEGICCYPKSDNLEHLTATIVGPCGSPYNGTIFELDIDIPKEYPFEPPRITFKTPVYHPNIDNKGRICMDLLNMPPKGSWKPTIGLKNLLDAVQCLLGNPNPDDPLMVDIAEEYKFNKQEFERKVKKFIEETKTKYS; translated from the coding sequence ATGCAAAAATCTCTTAGATTAAAACGTGAATTAGAACGACTTGCACAAAATCCTTCGGAAGGAATTTGTTGTTATCCAAAATCGGATAACTTGGAACACCTCACTGCAACAATTGTTGGACCCTGTGGTAGCCCATACAATGGAACTATTTTTGAATTAGATATCGATATACCTAAAGAATATCCTTTTGAACCTCCAAGAATTACTTTTAAAACACCTGTTTATCATCCAAACATTGATAATAAAGGTCGTATCTGTATGGATTTATTAAATATGCCACCTAAAGGTAGTTGGAAACCTACCATTGGCTTGAAAAATCTTTTGGACGCAGTACAATGCCTTTTAGGTAATCCAAATCCTGATGATCCTCTAATGGTTGATATAGCcgaagaatataaatttaataaacaagaATTTGAAAGgaaagtaaaaaaatttatcGAAGAAACAAAAACTAAATACTCATAG
- the LOC116429255 gene encoding uncharacterized protein LOC116429255 isoform X3, which produces MLTNCQQHVYLSLFIPKRFIAVMIMRNLQNSIYPGLKLLRKIAVPVIQHYPSLSEFYDEWCILENPYFYVNDIDCWPCSVVHFVPDLTGHQISRSFNPGIPYTKTENLSEISLKDVKQLFWENFDVFERDAMKVQSNNLTYRHIRDVMKSKTDLCLSENLDNHITWRINRMTAGRILRKLFPIPVDTPIWWEQSTEKFIFFDEQKSPPYALPNPECSNVVLRCTTGSRLIKMVASPECSGSCESFIVLLSAGKILWYNWWYWRPISLPALNSTNVSLSYMISFC; this is translated from the exons ATGTTGACAAACTGTCAGCAGCACGTGTATTTGTCATTGTTTATTCCGAAA CGATTCATTGCAGTTATGATAATGAGAAATTTGCAAAATTCTATTTACCCAGGTTTAAAGTTACTTAGAAAAATAGCTGTGCCTGTAATTCAACATTATCCTTCTTTATCTG aattttatgatGAATGGTGTATATTGGAAAATCCGTACTTTTACGTAAATGATATTGACTGTTGGCCCTGTAGTGTTGTACACTTTGTACCTGATTTAACTGGTCACCAGATATCTAGATCCTTCAATCCTGGAATTCCTTAtacaaaaacagaaaatttatctgaaatttctttaaaagatGTAAAGCAGTTATTTTGGGAAAATTTTGATGTATTTGAGAGGGATGCTATGAAAGTACAGTCTAATAATTTAACTTAcag ACATATTCGAGATGTTATGAAAAGTAAGACGGATTTATGCTTGTCAGAAAACTTAGATAATCATATTACTTGGAGAATTAATCGTATGACTGCAGgacgaattttaagaaaactatttcCTATACCTGTGGATACACCAATTTGGTGGGAACAAAgtacagaaaaatttattttttttgatGAACAAAAATCTCCACCATATGCTttg CCGAACCCTGAGTGCAGCAATGTAGTACTAAGATGTACGACTGGTTCAAGATTAATAAAAATGGTAGCAAGTCCTGAATGCAGTGGGTCATGTGAATCTTTCATAGTATTATTATCTGCTGGGAAGATTT tATGGTACAATTGGTGGTATTGGCGACCAATTAGCCTTCCAGCTTTAAATTCTACTAATGTATCCCTTAGttatatgatttctttttgctaa
- the LOC116429255 gene encoding uncharacterized protein LOC116429255 isoform X1, whose protein sequence is MVNLETYETELEKIRQNARENNISESDIDKMLTRSFRILEASTEQRGVSYCIKLITTILFVIIVCFVCFDQRFIAVMIMRNLQNSIYPGLKLLRKIAVPVIQHYPSLSEFYDEWCILENPYFYVNDIDCWPCSVVHFVPDLTGHQISRSFNPGIPYTKTENLSEISLKDVKQLFWENFDVFERDAMKVQSNNLTYRHIRDVMKSKTDLCLSENLDNHITWRINRMTAGRILRKLFPIPVDTPIWWEQSTEKFIFFDEQKSPPYALPNPECSNVVLRCTTGSRLIKMVASPECSGSCESFIVLLSAGKILWYNWWYWRPISLPALNSTNVSLSYMISFC, encoded by the exons ATGGTTAATTTGGAAACATATGAAACTGAACTAGAAAAAATTCGTCAAAATGCGcgcgaaaataatatttctgaaagtGATATTGACAAAATGTTaacaagatcatttcgaattctTGAAGCAAGTACAGAACAACGTGGTGTAtcttattgtataaaattaataactacaattttatttgtgataattgtatgttttgtttgttttgatcaGCGATTCATTGCAGTTATGATAATGAGAAATTTGCAAAATTCTATTTACCCAGGTTTAAAGTTACTTAGAAAAATAGCTGTGCCTGTAATTCAACATTATCCTTCTTTATCTG aattttatgatGAATGGTGTATATTGGAAAATCCGTACTTTTACGTAAATGATATTGACTGTTGGCCCTGTAGTGTTGTACACTTTGTACCTGATTTAACTGGTCACCAGATATCTAGATCCTTCAATCCTGGAATTCCTTAtacaaaaacagaaaatttatctgaaatttctttaaaagatGTAAAGCAGTTATTTTGGGAAAATTTTGATGTATTTGAGAGGGATGCTATGAAAGTACAGTCTAATAATTTAACTTAcag ACATATTCGAGATGTTATGAAAAGTAAGACGGATTTATGCTTGTCAGAAAACTTAGATAATCATATTACTTGGAGAATTAATCGTATGACTGCAGgacgaattttaagaaaactatttcCTATACCTGTGGATACACCAATTTGGTGGGAACAAAgtacagaaaaatttattttttttgatGAACAAAAATCTCCACCATATGCTttg CCGAACCCTGAGTGCAGCAATGTAGTACTAAGATGTACGACTGGTTCAAGATTAATAAAAATGGTAGCAAGTCCTGAATGCAGTGGGTCATGTGAATCTTTCATAGTATTATTATCTGCTGGGAAGATTT tATGGTACAATTGGTGGTATTGGCGACCAATTAGCCTTCCAGCTTTAAATTCTACTAATGTATCCCTTAGttatatgatttctttttgctaa
- the LOC143174138 gene encoding rho GDP-dissociation inhibitor 2-like, translated as MSESNADHIDPVEEELEVESNYKPPPEKTIEQILETDKEDESLRKYKETLLGEAKSGGIVVDPNDPRKVIVKKLALCVADRPDMELDLSGDFSQLKKQTFVIKEGVSYRIRIDFIVQREIVHGLKYVQKTYRLGVPVDKMMHMVGSYPPKTEVQSYTTPAEDAPAGVMARGAYSVSSLFTDDDKHEHLKWEWSFEIKKDWKE; from the exons ATGTCAGAGTCAAATGCAGATCATATAGATCCGGTGGAAGAGGAATTGGAAGTAGAATCCAATTATAAGCCTCCTCCAGAAAAGACGATCGAACAGATTTTAGAAACAGACAAAGAAGATGAAAGTTTACGTAAATATAAAGAAACGCTTCTAGGAGAAGCAAAATCTGGTGGTATTGTTGTAG atccAAATGATCCAAGAAAGGTAATAGTAAAAAAGTTAGCGTTGTGTGTTGCGGACCGACCAGATATGGAATTGGATTTATCAGGTGATTTTTCTCAACTGAAGAAACAAACATTTGTGATAAAGGAAGGCGTTAGTTATAGAATAAGGATTGACTTTATTGTGCAACGTGAAATTGTGCATGGTTTAAAATACGTTCAGAAGACATACCGTCTTGGAGTACCCG TTGATAAAATGATGCATATGGTCGGTTCTTATCCACCGAAAACAGAAGTGCAATCGTATACAACCCCAGCAGAGGACGCACCAGCTGGAGTAATGGCGCGTGGTGCCTATAGTGTAAGCTCCTTGTTTACTGATGATGACAAGCATGAACACCTAAAGTGGGAGTGGTCATTTGAAATTAAGAAAGACTGGAAAGAATAA
- the nito gene encoding RNA-binding protein spenito, with product MIGIPRDDRHKITVKIRNNMKRSSSRDTPPPRVKRSRSSMGRYDDSSDERITPERIRRRSRGARSPSPPTRASSHARYVESSSHRDDYLRAPRELPPERPYSYKVLCISSIHPKASDEVIKDTLYREYKKFGDFSIRISHELDERVAYVCFRSSEDARDAKHAKPRIIMYDKVALVEPVYERPDTYRRPRSITPPDYERYYARSPGPTDRHRPLERYERVYGPPVGLPPPHREMRRETIPPPHHDFVRPPIHHGPPHVHPGGPPHHYGPPRHMMIRHPVHGFERVENKKDKFPNYLHHVSPEDDPLATRTLFAGNLEINITEEELRRIFSKYGIVDDIDIKRPPPGTGNAYAFVRFQTLDMAHRCKVELSGQYIGKFQCKIGYGKATPTTRIWVGGLGPWTSVPQLEREFDRFGAIKKIDYIKGDSNAYILYDSIDAAQAAVKEMRGFPLGGPDRRLRVDFADVTPGFGFKPRPYPEESGEFRPRPVDYESSYDPYGPDSDFGYGPRGLRGRGSAPWHERRGGGRGGYRGTYPESYVRDEADWSSRRPPPELEYEAPRSLRRSLSREPGVDRSRSRSPRRRQIDSDSDSENTRTGMLSTSRTLPEVARKSIAVWQGALILKNSLFPAKFHLTDGDTEIIEALMKDEDGKHMLRITQRLRLDQPKLDDVSKRIQTSSSHAIFLGLAGSSTVISTDDANVQTRPLRNLVSYLKQKEAAGVISLLNKDTEGTGVLYAFPPCAFSTELLKRTCPSLSEEGLKEDHLVIVVVKGGSA from the exons ATGATTGGGATTCCGCGTGACGATCGACATAAGATCACGGTTAAAATCCGCAACAATATGAAAAGGAGTTCTAGTCGAGacactccacctcctcgcgtCAAACGAAGCAGATCCTCCATGGGACG ATACGATGATTCTAGCGACGAAAGAATAACACCTGAAAGAATCCGTCGTCGCAGTAGAGGTGCAAGAAGCCCAAGTCCCCCAACACGTGCCTCGTCTCATGCTCGTTATGTAGAATCTAGTTCTCACAGGGATGATTATTTAAGAGCACCCAGAGAGTTACCTCCGGAACGCCCTTACAGTTACAAAGTACTTTGTATCAGTTCAATTCATCCGAAAGCAAGCGATGAAGTGATTAAAGATACTCTTTATAGAGAATACAAGAAATTCGGGGATTTCTCTATTAGAATTTCTCATGAATTAGATGAGCGCGTTGCATACGTTTGTTTTAGAAGTTCAGAAGATGCTAGAGATGCAAAACATGCAAAACCAAGAATTATTATGTACGACAAAGTGGCACTTGTCGAACCAGTTTATGAGAGACCCGACACCTACCGTCGTCCAAGGTCGATTACGCCGCCTGATTATGAAAGATATTATGCTAGAAGCCCTGGTCCAACAGATAGACATAGACCTTTGGAAAGATACGAAAGAGTTTATGGACCTCCAGTTGGATTGCCTCCACCACACAGAGAAATGAGACGCGAGACAATTCCTCCACCTCATCATGATTTTGTAAGACCACCGATTCATCATGGTCCCCCTCACGTTCATCCTGGTGGTCCCCCGCATCACTACGGGCCTCCAAGACATATGATGATACGTCATCCAGTTCATGGATTTGAACGCGTGGAGAACAAAAAAGACAAATTTCCCAATTACTTGCATCATGTTTCACCGGAAGACGATCCACTGGCAACAAGGACTCTTTTTGCAGGAAACTTAGAAATCAATATCACGGAAGAGGAATTAAGGAGAATTTTTAGTAAATATGGAATTGTTGATGATATTGATATCAAAAGACCCCCACCAGGAACAGGGAATGCTTATGCTTTTGTCAGATTTCAAACTTTAGACATGGCACACAGATGTAAAGTTGAATTATCTGGGCAATATATTGGAAAATTCCAATGCAAGATTGGTTATGGAAAAGCTACTCCTACTACAAGAATTTGGGTCGGTGGTTTAGGACCATGGACCTCTGTACCACAATTAGAAAGAGAATTTGATCGATTTGGAGctataaagaaaattgattacATAAAAGGCGACAGCAATGCTTACATTCTGTATGATTCAATTGATGCGGCTCAAGCTGCTGTAAAAGAAATGAGAGGTTTTCCTTTAGGTGGCCCAGACAGAAGATTAAGAGTAGATTTCGCAGATGTAACACCGGGATTTGGATTCAAACCTAGGCCTTACCCGGAAGAAAGTGGAGAATTCCGACCAAGACCAGTTGATTATGAGTCCTCTTATGATCCGTATGGGCCAGATAGCGACTTCGGCTATGGACCAAGAGGACTCAGAGGTAGGGGATCTGCTCCATGGCATGAGAGGAGAGGTGGAGGAAGAGGTGGTTACCGTGGAACTTATCCAGAAAGTTATGTAAGAGATGAAGCTGATTGGTCTAGTCGTAGACCACCCCCAGAGTTAGAATATGAAGCTCCGAGAAGCTTACGTCGGTCTCTGTCGCGGGAACCTGGTGTAGATAGATCACGATCACGGTCTCCTCGTAGAAGGCAAATAGATTCAGATTCAGATTCAGAAAATACTCGTACAGGAATGCTTTCTACGTCTCGAACATTACCTGAAGTTGCTAGAAAATCAATAGCTGTATGGCAGGGAgcattaattttaaagaattctcTATTTCCAGCCAAATTTCACTTAACCGATGGCGATACAGAAATCATTGAAGCTTTAATGAAAGATGAGGATGGAAAACATATGTTAAGAATTACACAGAGATTACGTTTAGATCAACCAAAATTAGATGATGTTTCAAAAAGAATTCAAACTTCCAGTTCACATGCGATTTTCTTAGGATTGGCTGGTTCAAGTACAGTTATTTCTACAGATGACGCTAATGTACAAACAAGACCACTGCGTAATTTAGTGTCATACTTGAAGCAAAAAGAAGCAGCAGGAGTTATTTCGCTACTTAACAAAGACACAGAGGGTACTGGAGTTCTTTATGCATTTCCACCTTGTGCATTTTCTACAGAGTTATTGAAAAGAACCTGTCCAAGCCTCAGTGAAGAAGGACTCAAAGAGGATCATCTGGTAATCGTCGTTGTTAAGGGGGGTAGCGCCTAA
- the stas gene encoding transmembrane protein stas, protein MNVETRIRQNADSSKQVSTRQAVLTVTVIFVTSLSALFYVYTSFPELPENERQHMKLPLHIEDAKNLGKLLGRYKDLYYFEVLTGVFTTYIFLQTFAIPGSIFLSILSGFLFPFPLALFLVCTCSAIGASLCYLLSSLLGRKLLFKYFPTKAREWTQTVKKHRHHLFNYMLFLRMTPLLPNWFINLASPIIGVPITPFTLGTFFGVAPPSFVAIQAGQTLQNLTSSTDAWSWNSILILCVFAVLSLVPVLFKKKLEEKFD, encoded by the exons ATGAACGTGGAAACTAGAATAAGACAAAATGCCG ATTCCTCGAAACAGGTATCAACTAGACAAGCTGTTCTAACAGTGACAGTAATCTTTGTTACATCGTTATCAGCATTGTTCTATGTGTACACTAGTTTTCCAGAACTTCCAga AAATGAACGACAACATATGAAGTTACCATTGCATATCGAAGATGCTAAAAATCTGGGAAAACTTTTAGGACGATATAAAGATCTCTATTACTTTGAAGTATTAACAGGAGTGTTTACGACCTACATTTT CTTACAAACCTTTGCAATTCCAGGTTCTATTTTTCTATCCATCCTTTCAggatttctttttccatttcctcTAGCATTATTTCTAGTATGCACCTGCAGTGCAATAGGAGCCTCATTGTGTTATCTTCTATCATCGCTTCTAGGAAGGAAATTACTCTTTAAGTATTTTCCTACAAAAGCAAGAGAATGGACACAAACAGTGAAGAAACATAGACATCATCTTTTCAATTATATGCTGTTTCTTCGGATGACTCCGTTACTTCCAAACTGGTTCATTAATCTTGCTAGTCCTATAATTGGAGTGCCTATTACACCTTTCACATTGGGCACATTTTTTGGAGTAGCACCACCATCTTTTGTTGCAATACAAGCAGGCCAGACACTGCAAAATCTAACATCATCGACAGATGCATGGTCTTGgaatagtattttaatattgtgtGTCTTTGCAGTACTATCACTAGTACctgttttatttaagaaaaaattagaagaaaagtTTGATTAA